One Denticeps clupeoides chromosome 10, fDenClu1.1, whole genome shotgun sequence genomic window carries:
- the ptges3a gene encoding prostaglandin E synthase 3 isoform X1, whose protein sequence is MQSAATKWYDRRDAVFVEFCVEDSKEVQVKFEKLKLNFSCVGGTDNAKHQNEVDLFDAIDPNESKHKRTDRSVFCCLRKAEAGKSWPRLTKEKTKLNWLSVDFNNWKDWEDDSDEDLSSFDRFSEVKSHKCPSSGSQKTDALLTPTCSLQMMNNMGGEDDLPDVDGADDDESADSDDEKMPDLE, encoded by the exons AT GCAGTCCGCAGCGACTAAATGGTACGACCGGCGGGACGCCGTCTTTGTTGAGTTCTGTGTAGAAGACAGCAAAGAGGTCCAAGTGAAATTTGAAAAGTTGAAGCTTAATTTCAG ttgTGTTGGTGGGACTGATAACGCTAAACACCAAAATGAAGTCGACCTCTTTGATGCTATCGACCCAAAC gagtccAAGCACAAACGCACAGACAGgtctgtgttttgttgtttaagaAAAGCGGAAGCTGGGAAGTCGTGGCCAAGGCTGACGAAAGAAAAGACAAAG ctCAACTGGCTAAGTGTGGACTTCAATAATTGGAAAGACTGGGAAGATGATTCCGACGAGGACTTGTCCAGTTTTGACCGCTTCTCAGAGGTAAAAAGCCATAAATGCCCGTCCAGTGGTTCCCAGAAAACGGACGCACTGTTAACGCCGACGTGCTCTCTGCAGATGATGAACAACATGGGCGGCGAAGACGACCTACCAGATGTCGACGGTGCAGACGAC GACGAGTCTGCAGATAGCGACGATGAGA AAATGCCTGACCTTGAGTGA
- the dtx3 gene encoding putative E3 ubiquitin-protein ligase DTX3 isoform X2 — protein MSVCAGQGGDEVLVSQAVWDYLATAGRPWLLDFEERQELSVGIARRGERGGCCTVRLQPVEGRSGAGGELMGQLVSPATRRAFMDLCRCARKEMSKQDGAPKRKRSLLPCVGGMEADGEGSLLPPAPPQPRRSQRQQQQQQRHRHGSDVVTCVVLPMALTQPRGGLEVGGPAVATSGAAATAAAPSEEENRSCSICMGEMVEKTMLDKCGHAFCRSCLDQAFRVKRACPVCRRVYGQLIGNQPANGTMMVERDLDLELQGHEGYGCICIIYSFPPGLQAQEHPNPGVRYPGTNRIAYLPDSPEGNRVLGLLRRAFEQRLTFTIGTSMTTGMQNVITWNDIHHKTSIWGGPRCFGYPDPTYLVRVTEELREKGITAD, from the exons ATGAGCGTGTGTGCCGGGCAGGGTGGGGACGAGGTGCTGGTGTCGCAGGCCGTGTGGGACTACCTGGCCACCGCCGGGCGTCCCTGGCTGCTGGACTTTGAGGAGAGGCAGGAGCTGAGCGTGGGCATCGCGCGGCGCGGCGAGCGCGGAGGCTGCTGCACCGTCCGGCTGCAGCCGGTCGAGGGGCGCAGCGGAGCCGGAGGCGAGCTCATGGGGCAGCTGGTGTCCCCCGCCACGCGGAGAGCTTTCATGGACCTGTGCCGCTGCGCTCGCAAGGAAATGTCCAAGCAGGACGGCGCCCCCAAGCGCAAGCGGTCGCTGCTGCCCTGTGTTGGGGGCATGGAGGCTGACGGGGAGGGCAGCCTTTTACCCCCGGCCCCGCCCCAGCCACGCCGCtcccagaggcagcagcagcagcagcagcggcatcGGCACGGGAGTGACGTGGTGACCTGCGTGGTGCTGCCCATGGCCCTGACGCAGCCCAGGGGCGGTCTGGAGGTCGGGGGGCCCGCCGTGGCCACCAGCGGCGCCGCAGCGACGGCGGCCGCCCCGAGCGAGGAGGAGAACAGAAGCTGCTCCATCTGCATGGGAGAGATGGTGGAGAAGACGATGCTGGACAAGTGTGGCCACGCCTTCTGTCGGTCCTGCCTGGATCAGGCCTTCCGGGTGAAGCGGGCGTGCCCTGTGTGCCGCCGGGTGTACGGCCAGCTCATCGGCAATCAGCCCGCCAACGGGACCATGATGGTGGAGAGGGACCTGGACCTGGAGCTCCAGGGGCACGAGGGCTATGGGTGCATATGCATCATCTATAGCTTCCCTCCTGGTCTGCAAGCG CAGGAGCACCCCAACCCGGGGGTGAGGTACCCTGGGACGAACCGCATCGCCTACCTTCCAGACAGCCCCGAGGGAAACCGAGTCCTGGGTCTGTTGAGGCGGGCCTTCGAGCAGCGCCTCACCTTCACCATCGGCACCTCCATGACCACAGGCATGCAGAATGTCATTACCTGGAATGACATCCACCACAAAACCTCCATATGGGGGGGGCCGCGCTG CTTCGGGTATCCCGACCCAACGTATCTGGTACGGGTGACGGAGGAGCTCCGAGAGAAAGGGATAACGGCCGACTGA
- the ptges3a gene encoding prostaglandin E synthase 3 isoform X2 yields MQSAATKWYDRRDAVFVEFCVEDSKEVQVKFEKLKLNFSCVGGTDNAKHQNEVDLFDAIDPNESKHKRTDRSVFCCLRKAEAGKSWPRLTKEKTKLNWLSVDFNNWKDWEDDSDEDLSSFDRFSEMMNNMGGEDDLPDVDGADDDESADSDDEKMPDLE; encoded by the exons AT GCAGTCCGCAGCGACTAAATGGTACGACCGGCGGGACGCCGTCTTTGTTGAGTTCTGTGTAGAAGACAGCAAAGAGGTCCAAGTGAAATTTGAAAAGTTGAAGCTTAATTTCAG ttgTGTTGGTGGGACTGATAACGCTAAACACCAAAATGAAGTCGACCTCTTTGATGCTATCGACCCAAAC gagtccAAGCACAAACGCACAGACAGgtctgtgttttgttgtttaagaAAAGCGGAAGCTGGGAAGTCGTGGCCAAGGCTGACGAAAGAAAAGACAAAG ctCAACTGGCTAAGTGTGGACTTCAATAATTGGAAAGACTGGGAAGATGATTCCGACGAGGACTTGTCCAGTTTTGACCGCTTCTCAGAG ATGATGAACAACATGGGCGGCGAAGACGACCTACCAGATGTCGACGGTGCAGACGAC GACGAGTCTGCAGATAGCGACGATGAGA AAATGCCTGACCTTGAGTGA
- the dtx3 gene encoding putative E3 ubiquitin-protein ligase DTX3 isoform X1 codes for MGSQASSDKMSVCAGQGGDEVLVSQAVWDYLATAGRPWLLDFEERQELSVGIARRGERGGCCTVRLQPVEGRSGAGGELMGQLVSPATRRAFMDLCRCARKEMSKQDGAPKRKRSLLPCVGGMEADGEGSLLPPAPPQPRRSQRQQQQQQRHRHGSDVVTCVVLPMALTQPRGGLEVGGPAVATSGAAATAAAPSEEENRSCSICMGEMVEKTMLDKCGHAFCRSCLDQAFRVKRACPVCRRVYGQLIGNQPANGTMMVERDLDLELQGHEGYGCICIIYSFPPGLQAQEHPNPGVRYPGTNRIAYLPDSPEGNRVLGLLRRAFEQRLTFTIGTSMTTGMQNVITWNDIHHKTSIWGGPRCFGYPDPTYLVRVTEELREKGITAD; via the exons ATGGGCTCGCAAG CTTCTTCAGACAAAATGAGCGTGTGTGCCGGGCAGGGTGGGGACGAGGTGCTGGTGTCGCAGGCCGTGTGGGACTACCTGGCCACCGCCGGGCGTCCCTGGCTGCTGGACTTTGAGGAGAGGCAGGAGCTGAGCGTGGGCATCGCGCGGCGCGGCGAGCGCGGAGGCTGCTGCACCGTCCGGCTGCAGCCGGTCGAGGGGCGCAGCGGAGCCGGAGGCGAGCTCATGGGGCAGCTGGTGTCCCCCGCCACGCGGAGAGCTTTCATGGACCTGTGCCGCTGCGCTCGCAAGGAAATGTCCAAGCAGGACGGCGCCCCCAAGCGCAAGCGGTCGCTGCTGCCCTGTGTTGGGGGCATGGAGGCTGACGGGGAGGGCAGCCTTTTACCCCCGGCCCCGCCCCAGCCACGCCGCtcccagaggcagcagcagcagcagcagcggcatcGGCACGGGAGTGACGTGGTGACCTGCGTGGTGCTGCCCATGGCCCTGACGCAGCCCAGGGGCGGTCTGGAGGTCGGGGGGCCCGCCGTGGCCACCAGCGGCGCCGCAGCGACGGCGGCCGCCCCGAGCGAGGAGGAGAACAGAAGCTGCTCCATCTGCATGGGAGAGATGGTGGAGAAGACGATGCTGGACAAGTGTGGCCACGCCTTCTGTCGGTCCTGCCTGGATCAGGCCTTCCGGGTGAAGCGGGCGTGCCCTGTGTGCCGCCGGGTGTACGGCCAGCTCATCGGCAATCAGCCCGCCAACGGGACCATGATGGTGGAGAGGGACCTGGACCTGGAGCTCCAGGGGCACGAGGGCTATGGGTGCATATGCATCATCTATAGCTTCCCTCCTGGTCTGCAAGCG CAGGAGCACCCCAACCCGGGGGTGAGGTACCCTGGGACGAACCGCATCGCCTACCTTCCAGACAGCCCCGAGGGAAACCGAGTCCTGGGTCTGTTGAGGCGGGCCTTCGAGCAGCGCCTCACCTTCACCATCGGCACCTCCATGACCACAGGCATGCAGAATGTCATTACCTGGAATGACATCCACCACAAAACCTCCATATGGGGGGGGCCGCGCTG CTTCGGGTATCCCGACCCAACGTATCTGGTACGGGTGACGGAGGAGCTCCGAGAGAAAGGGATAACGGCCGACTGA
- the mipa gene encoding major intrinsic protein of lens fiber a, producing MWEFRSMSFWRAVFAEFYGTMFFVFFGLGAALRWTTGPYNVLHIAFCFGLAAATLIQSIGHISGGHINPAVTFAYLIGSQMSLFRAFFYICAQCLGALAGAAVLYGVTPSNMRGNLALNTLQPGISLGMATTMEVFLTLQLVVCVFAVTDERRNGHLGSAALAIGFSVLVGHLLGMYYTGAGMNPARSFAPAVLFRNFINHWVYWVGPMIGGAMGALLYDFILFPRMRGLNERLAVLKGNRPAEVEGQQDTRGEPIELKTQAL from the exons ATGTGGGAGTTCCGGTCCATGTCGTTCTGGCGGGCGGTGTTCGCCGAGTTCTACGGTACCATGTTCTTTGTGTTCTTCGGCCTGGGGGCGGCCCTGCGCTGGACCACCGGGCCCTACAACGTTCTCCACATCGCCTTCTGCTTCGGCCTGGCCGCCGCCACGCTCATCCAGTCTATCGGCCACATCAGCGGCGGCCACATCAACCCCGCCGTCACCTTCGCCTACCTGATTGGCTCGCAGATGTCCCTCTTCCGCGCTTTCTTCTACATCTGTGCCCAATGCCTGGGGGCGCTGGCCGGTGCTGCCGTGCTGTACGGGGTCACCCCGAGTAACATGAGGGGGAACCTGGCCCTCAACACG CTGCAGCCCGGCATCAGCCTGGGCATGGCCACCACCATGGAGGTGTTCCTCACGCTGCAGCTGGTGGTCTGCGTCTTCGCCGTGACCGACGAGAGGCGCAACGGCCACCTGGGCTCGGCTGCACTGGCCATCGGCTTCTCCGTGCTCGTGGGTCACCTGCTGGGG ATGTACTACACCGGTGCCGGGATGAACCCTGCCAGGTCCTTTGCACCAGCCGTGCTGTTCAGGAACTTTATCAACCACTGG GTGTACTGGGTGGGTCCCATGATCGGCGGGGCAATGGGTGCTCTGCTGTACGACTTCATTCTGTTTCCCCGCATGCGCGGCCTGAACGAGCGGCTGGCAGTGCTCAAGGGCAACCGGCCGGCTGAGGTCGAAGGTCAGCAGGACACCCGGGGCGAGCCTATCGAGCTCAAGACGCAGGCCCTTTAA